One window of Streptomyces sp. NBC_00273 genomic DNA carries:
- a CDS encoding alpha/beta fold hydrolase — MPFITVGQENTTDIDLYYEDHGSGQPVVLIHGYPLDGHSWEKQLPALLDAGHRVITYDRRGFGQSSQPTTGYDYDTFTDDLHTLMETLDLTDTILVGFSMGTGEVGRYLGTRGSGRVAKAAFLAGLEPYLLKTDDNPTGVDGSVFEGILAAVTKDRYAYFTDFYQAFYNLDENLGTRISEETVRASWATAAGASAYASRAAVPTWTTDFRADIPKIDVPTLILHGTADRILPIEATAEPFHKALPHADYVTVEGAPHGLLWTHAEEVNNALLAFIGK, encoded by the coding sequence ATGCCCTTCATCACCGTCGGCCAGGAGAACACCACCGACATCGACCTGTACTACGAGGACCACGGCAGCGGGCAGCCCGTCGTCCTCATCCACGGCTACCCGCTGGACGGACACTCCTGGGAGAAGCAGCTGCCCGCCCTGCTGGACGCCGGCCACCGCGTCATCACCTACGACCGGCGCGGCTTCGGGCAGTCGTCCCAGCCCACCACCGGCTACGACTACGACACCTTCACCGACGACCTCCACACGCTGATGGAGACCCTCGACCTCACCGACACGATCCTCGTCGGCTTCTCCATGGGCACCGGCGAGGTCGGCCGATACCTCGGCACCCGCGGTTCCGGACGCGTGGCCAAGGCCGCCTTCCTCGCCGGCCTGGAGCCCTACCTCCTCAAGACCGACGACAACCCCACCGGCGTCGACGGCAGCGTCTTCGAGGGCATCCTCGCCGCCGTCACGAAGGACCGCTACGCCTACTTCACCGACTTCTACCAGGCCTTCTACAACCTCGACGAGAACCTCGGCACGCGCATCAGCGAGGAGACCGTCCGGGCGAGCTGGGCCACCGCCGCCGGCGCCTCCGCGTACGCCTCCCGCGCCGCCGTCCCCACGTGGACCACCGACTTCCGGGCCGACATCCCCAAGATCGACGTTCCCACCCTGATCCTCCACGGCACCGCGGACCGCATCCTCCCGATCGAGGCCACCGCGGAACCCTTCCACAAGGCCCTCCCGCACGCGGACTACGTCACCGTCGAGGGCGCCCCGCACGGTCTGCTGTGGACCCACGCCGAAGAGGTCAACAACGCCCTCCTCGCCTTCATCGGCAAGTAG
- a CDS encoding pyroglutamyl peptidase encodes MMLLRRAASAAALLATVLPLAVASPAHAADGSSACRASASVPLDAEQARLSDARTTALVERGGFGDFVRRFPAALCTTRGPAEADRLVTDWGEALWQASVRRAQGQRPGGDLAPGDDRPLYWARLGMTAVLARWQPEFTADRAALRARFEDASRGLTNNAFRTAPGVRRVFISGFDPFGLDAEMRRANPSGSAALQLNGRRVTLADGSPAEIRAVVLPVRYADFDAGMVERAFAPRLAGGPAPADVITTVSQGYPGIFTLEDWAGRARSADPYPDNVRALSGGTREHPVTAPDLGPGPEFIRTTLPAGAVTGAVQSPYPVLLNSDVTEIPAGGTAPVDRTDGPTPGSRAVAGGGGGYLSNEVAYRSNRLRAELAPHLPGGHLHTPVLTGLPADPQQLTGPEFERNESAITAEVRAVLEHAAARR; translated from the coding sequence ATGATGCTCTTACGGCGTGCGGCGTCGGCCGCTGCCCTTCTCGCCACCGTCCTTCCCCTGGCCGTCGCCTCACCCGCGCACGCGGCCGACGGCTCGTCCGCGTGTCGCGCCTCCGCGTCCGTACCGCTGGACGCCGAACAGGCGCGGCTCTCGGACGCCCGCACCACGGCCCTCGTCGAGCGCGGCGGGTTCGGGGACTTCGTACGCCGGTTCCCCGCCGCGCTGTGCACGACCCGCGGCCCCGCCGAAGCCGACCGGCTGGTCACCGACTGGGGCGAGGCCCTGTGGCAGGCCTCCGTACGGCGGGCCCAGGGGCAGCGGCCCGGCGGCGACCTCGCCCCCGGGGACGACCGGCCGCTGTACTGGGCGCGGCTCGGCATGACCGCCGTACTCGCCCGCTGGCAGCCGGAGTTCACCGCCGACCGGGCCGCGCTCCGCGCCCGCTTCGAGGACGCCTCCCGGGGCCTGACGAACAACGCCTTCCGTACCGCGCCGGGCGTACGGCGCGTCTTCATCAGCGGGTTCGACCCCTTCGGGCTCGACGCCGAGATGCGCCGCGCCAACCCGTCGGGTTCGGCCGCCCTCCAGCTCAACGGACGGCGCGTGACCCTCGCCGACGGCAGCCCCGCCGAAATCCGTGCCGTCGTCCTCCCCGTGCGGTACGCCGACTTCGACGCCGGCATGGTGGAGCGGGCGTTCGCCCCGCGCCTGGCCGGCGGCCCCGCCCCGGCCGACGTCATCACCACCGTCAGCCAGGGCTACCCCGGCATCTTCACCCTGGAGGACTGGGCGGGACGGGCGCGGTCCGCCGACCCGTACCCCGACAACGTGCGCGCCCTGTCCGGGGGCACCCGCGAACACCCGGTGACCGCCCCCGACCTCGGCCCGGGACCGGAGTTCATCCGCACCACGCTCCCCGCGGGCGCCGTCACCGGCGCCGTGCAGAGCCCGTACCCGGTCCTCCTCAACAGCGACGTGACCGAGATCCCGGCGGGCGGCACGGCTCCCGTCGACCGGACCGACGGCCCGACCCCCGGCTCGCGGGCCGTGGCGGGCGGCGGGGGCGGCTACCTGTCCAACGAAGTGGCCTACCGCTCCAACCGGCTGCGCGCCGAACTCGCCCCGCACCTGCCCGGGGGCCATCTCCACACCCCGGTGCTCACCGGCCTGCCGGCCGACCCCCAGCAGCTGACCGGCCCCGAGTTCGAACGCAACGAGAGCGCGATAACCGCGGAGGTCCGCGCGGTCCTCGAACACGCCGCCGCACGACGGTAG
- a CDS encoding MBL fold metallo-hydrolase gives MRTAQFTERAPSGAAAHWSVGEIAVHRVDEVPLPPATGPWLLPSATPDVVAEHDWLRPDFAGPDGVLHLDSHSFALVVDGLRVLVDTGIGNGKTRANPAWHQLRTDYLARLADIGFTPENVDLVILTHLHTDHVGWNTREVDGAWVPTFPGARYLTSRAEYAFWAAYDMDEARRGMFRDSVVPVEEAGLLDLVDVPDEGIEVARGLRLLPAPGHTPGQIAVEVSSAGATALVTGDAVHHPVQLARPEIGSCVDIDPVQAEATRRALLARLADTGALVLGTHFPAPTAGRVVAEGDGYRLEPVAAAAARR, from the coding sequence ATGCGCACCGCACAGTTCACCGAACGGGCCCCGTCCGGAGCCGCCGCCCACTGGTCCGTCGGGGAGATCGCGGTCCACCGCGTCGACGAGGTGCCCCTGCCGCCCGCGACCGGACCGTGGCTGCTGCCGTCCGCCACCCCGGACGTGGTCGCCGAACACGACTGGCTGCGGCCCGACTTCGCCGGCCCGGACGGCGTCCTGCACCTCGACAGCCACAGCTTCGCGCTGGTCGTGGACGGTCTGCGGGTCCTCGTCGACACCGGGATCGGCAACGGCAAGACCAGGGCCAACCCGGCGTGGCACCAGCTCCGTACCGACTACCTCGCACGCCTCGCGGACATCGGGTTCACCCCCGAGAACGTCGACCTGGTGATCCTCACCCATCTGCACACCGACCACGTCGGATGGAACACCCGCGAGGTGGACGGCGCATGGGTGCCGACCTTCCCGGGCGCCCGGTACCTGACGTCGAGGGCGGAGTACGCGTTCTGGGCCGCCTACGACATGGACGAGGCGCGGCGCGGCATGTTCCGCGACTCCGTCGTGCCCGTCGAGGAGGCGGGTCTGCTCGACCTGGTCGACGTACCGGACGAGGGGATCGAGGTGGCCCGGGGACTGCGCCTGCTGCCCGCGCCGGGGCACACCCCCGGACAGATCGCCGTGGAGGTGAGCAGCGCCGGTGCGACGGCCCTCGTCACCGGGGACGCCGTCCACCACCCCGTGCAGCTGGCGCGCCCGGAGATCGGCAGCTGCGTCGACATCGACCCCGTGCAGGCCGAAGCCACCCGCCGCGCGCTGCTCGCCCGACTCGCCGACACCGGCGCCCTGGTGCTCGGTACGCACTTCCCCGCGCCGACCGCCGGCCGCGTGGTCGCCGAGGGGGACGGCTACCGGCTCGAACCCGTGGCCGCCGCAGCGGCGCGCCGCTGA
- a CDS encoding amidase, whose protein sequence is MEPYELTVAEAAEAVHGRQVSPVELVESALARIARVEPQLNAFTAVTADRARDAARRAETEIARGTHRGPLHGMPVGLKDLIDVAGTATTASSRARSGHRAEADSTVAARLASAGAALVGKTHTHEFAYGLTTPQTANAWDPDRVAGGSSGGSAVAVAAGAAAFALGTDTGGSIRVPAALNGVVGLKPTYGLVPRHGVTSLSWSLDHVGPLTRTVEDAGLVLAALVGHDPRDPASVAAPAADHRPGPGTDLTGLRVGVPGNYYFDRVDPEVEAAVRRAIGRLEELGARLVDVEIPMTRYVRATHWGLMVPEASAYHERTLRAVPDLYGADVRVLLEAGELVTAGDYLRAQRARTLMGRAWRDMLEAVDLIAAPTVPITAVESGRTEVTWGDGSTESVADAYVRLSAPANLTGVPALSLPVGLDSAGLPIGMQLMGRPFGEAAVLRAGHALERTGSARGLAPERAA, encoded by the coding sequence ATGGAACCGTATGAGCTGACCGTGGCCGAAGCGGCCGAGGCCGTGCACGGCCGACAGGTCTCGCCGGTCGAACTGGTGGAGTCGGCGCTGGCGCGCATCGCACGGGTCGAGCCGCAGCTGAACGCCTTCACCGCCGTGACGGCCGACCGTGCGCGCGACGCGGCCCGCCGGGCGGAGACCGAGATCGCCCGTGGCACGCACCGGGGGCCCCTCCACGGGATGCCCGTCGGCCTGAAGGACCTCATCGACGTGGCCGGGACGGCGACCACGGCGAGCTCCCGGGCGCGGTCGGGGCACCGGGCGGAGGCCGACAGCACCGTCGCGGCGCGGCTCGCCTCGGCCGGGGCGGCCCTGGTGGGCAAGACCCACACGCACGAGTTCGCCTACGGCCTGACCACCCCTCAGACGGCCAACGCCTGGGATCCGGACCGGGTGGCCGGCGGGTCCAGCGGCGGTTCCGCCGTCGCCGTCGCGGCGGGGGCGGCCGCATTCGCCCTGGGCACCGACACCGGTGGATCGATCCGGGTGCCCGCCGCCCTCAACGGGGTCGTCGGGCTGAAACCGACGTACGGGCTGGTGCCGCGCCACGGCGTGACCTCGCTGTCCTGGTCGCTCGACCACGTGGGCCCCCTCACCCGCACCGTGGAGGACGCCGGGCTGGTCCTGGCCGCCCTGGTCGGACACGACCCGCGCGACCCGGCGTCCGTCGCGGCGCCGGCCGCGGACCACCGGCCGGGCCCCGGCACGGATCTGACGGGGCTGCGGGTCGGGGTGCCGGGCAACTACTACTTCGACCGGGTGGACCCGGAGGTCGAGGCCGCCGTCCGGCGGGCGATCGGACGGCTCGAGGAGCTCGGCGCGCGGCTCGTCGACGTCGAGATCCCGATGACGCGCTACGTCCGCGCGACCCATTGGGGCCTGATGGTTCCCGAGGCCTCCGCCTACCACGAACGGACCCTGCGGGCGGTGCCCGACCTGTACGGGGCCGACGTGCGGGTCCTGCTGGAGGCGGGCGAGCTCGTGACCGCGGGCGACTACCTGCGGGCCCAGCGCGCCCGCACCCTCATGGGGCGGGCCTGGCGGGACATGCTGGAGGCGGTCGACCTGATCGCCGCGCCGACCGTGCCGATCACCGCCGTCGAGTCCGGCCGGACCGAGGTGACCTGGGGCGACGGCAGCACGGAAAGCGTCGCCGACGCGTACGTACGGCTGTCGGCCCCGGCCAACCTCACCGGTGTTCCCGCGCTGAGCCTACCCGTCGGCCTGGACTCGGCGGGCCTGCCGATCGGCATGCAGCTCATGGGGAGGCCCTTCGGGGAAGCCGCGGTGCTGCGCGCGGGACACGCCCTCGAGCGGACCGGCAGCGCGCGCGGGCTGGCCCCGGAGCGGGCGGCGTAG
- a CDS encoding TetR/AcrR family transcriptional regulator, whose translation MSRKAMVRPGGRSARVQEAVHTAVRELQAELGRPELTIPMVAARAGVTPSTIYRRWGDLQELLSDVAVEHLRPDAPPQDHGDLLSDLRGWAEQFQEEMASPTGRAYIRDALLGDPDGDNAGQCSTYAAEQIAIVLARAAERGEEAPDVETVLDRVVAPMMYRILFRPTGLTGAYAHRLAGEAVRGFGAPR comes from the coding sequence ATGAGCCGAAAAGCGATGGTCCGCCCCGGAGGCCGCAGTGCGCGGGTCCAGGAGGCGGTCCACACCGCCGTGCGCGAGCTCCAGGCCGAACTGGGGCGTCCGGAGCTGACGATCCCGATGGTCGCGGCGCGGGCCGGCGTCACCCCGTCGACGATCTACCGCCGCTGGGGCGACCTACAGGAACTGCTCTCGGACGTCGCCGTCGAGCACCTGCGCCCGGACGCTCCGCCGCAGGACCACGGAGACCTGCTGTCGGACCTGCGGGGCTGGGCCGAGCAGTTCCAGGAGGAGATGGCCTCGCCCACGGGACGCGCGTACATCCGTGACGCGCTGCTCGGGGACCCCGACGGCGACAACGCGGGGCAGTGTTCGACCTATGCGGCGGAGCAGATCGCCATCGTGCTCGCCCGCGCCGCGGAGCGCGGCGAGGAGGCCCCCGACGTCGAGACGGTGCTCGACCGGGTCGTGGCGCCGATGATGTACCGCATCCTGTTCCGCCCCACCGGGCTCACCGGTGCGTACGCGCACCGGCTCGCGGGAGAGGCCGTACGGGGCTTCGGCGCACCCCGCTGA